From the genome of Gallus gallus isolate bGalGal1 chromosome 4, bGalGal1.mat.broiler.GRCg7b, whole genome shotgun sequence:
ACTAAACTggacatgaaagaaaacagtgattgaACTCGGCCTATGTTATGTAGAATTCCTCTTAGacctttttctgcctttgaaaaTAGCGATGTGTAGCAGCGGTGCGTCAGAAGGGAGCAGATTGTTGCAGTCTTTTGTGCCCCCGTGTGGCGAAGGAGGAGACACGCACAGGAAAACGACACTGATAAACGGTACGTCAAAAGCTGTGGTTATTTATCAAACGAGGTCAATTTATTAGCAAGTCGCTTGGTTTCTGTACAGTTTCCAATCCTTCATCCACTCCACTCCAGCCCTCTTATTTGCTGCCAAATGCGAAAGGATTCTGTTCGTTTTTCTCTGTGAGCACACCTCCAGGATAGAGCCACGGttgaaaacaaaccacacaaaCCCACGCAACACTCATTTTCTCCAGCGCAAAGCTGCGTCCTTCACAACAGCGACTCGCTCCCTCTCGGGACGAGGCTGTGCGctcctcagccctgctgctcctcagccctgctgctccaccCCAGCCCTGGTGCTGTCCGGGAGGTGCCGCAGCCCTCCTGCTGGAAGCTCGCTGGAAGAGGGCGGCGTGACGGAGCCGCGGCAGCAGCCCCCGCCCGCTCCGCGCTTCGCCCAATCAACTCGCACTATTTCCCTGACAGGCAGGCGAGGTGGCCAACGGCAGCGCGGTTGCCATAGCGCCGGGAGGCGGGGCGTGGCCGGCGGCGGGATGGTGAGGCCCGCTGGGCACGTGCCGGATAGAGTGGGATCTCTTGGTGCTGTGAGCGGTCCCCGGTGGGGAAGGAGGGGTGCTGCCGGTCCGATAACCCCGGGCctttctgctgcaggctgctggaggCCCGAAGGCTCCGGGGAAGGAGACGGCCCCCACGTTCCCGGTCAGCGCTGAGCAGCGGCAGCAGCTGCGAGAGGCCTTTGACATGTTCGACCCCGACGGCTCCGGACTGATGGATGTCGAGGACCTGAAGGCAGGAAGCCGTGAAAATGCAATGTGTTCACGGGTGAAAAGGCAGCGCAGAGAGCGGAGCGAAGGCTGCGAGGTTTAGCAGCCCCTCCGTGtgcccctctcctctcccccacGAAGGGccacactgctgcttctctctgcttgttcccctctgctgctcagGAGTCTCCTCCGCCTTTCTTTGCACAGCAAGTTAGGGAGGAACGTCACTTTCTTTTCTATAGGATGTGCAAGCAAAGCCCTTTAGCAGCCCCTCTAAGGGCTTTTACAAGGGGCGGCACGTGTCTTGTGTAGCTGAAGGGtgctcaggctgcagctcccaggggaTGTGGTTGACGATCTGAGCAGCCCGGCTCAGCATCTCAGATCCCCCCCGGCTCCGAGAAACGACAGGGATGCTTTGTCACCGCAGGTGCTCTCGGAACCAGAATTACTCGTAGTCAAACAGAGGTGACAGTCGGTAAACAGAAATGTTGCAAGTAGGGTTAATCATTCACAAGCACAAATAAGCCTAATAATTTACAAGCCCCACCTGTTGTGGAGCTGTTACAGAGCAATTAGTGTTTGCTACCTATTGCTTTTGGATCACTTGCTGCGCTGTCAGGCGTTGCTGCTAGAACTCTGGCTTGTTATGCAGCCAGCAATCAGAATGGTGCCAGTGTTTTAGCCAGGTATTCTTAGGAGGGACTGAAGCCTTCCTTCTCCTTGGCACTTGCCTGCAGATCTTCCCTGCTAGTTTTCCACAACCCTGTCCTGCTGACATCAGGCAGCTAGAGAACACTGTTCACTGGGGACAAAATGGAGGATGAATAGCTTGCTCTGTGTTTTGTACAgccctttcctctcctgctgctcagaTATTTTGCACATAATTCCTTCCCATTCACTTGTAGAGGAGAATTGAGCCAGCTTGTCTGTGTGGAGATGCTGGGAGACAAGCTGGTTAGCACAGTTCCTGCACTTCCATTTGTTGCTGTCTCCACTGTACTTGCAATTGTCCTGGGTAATTGCAGGAGCATGGAGGAAATTGCACGGGAAAAGTGATCtgggttaaaaaataaatttaatattaCAAATTtatatgcatgcatatgcaAATATGTAGTCATTTCCTGGCACTGTTGAGGTGGGGGAATGCAGTGCTTATTGGCAGGGGAGCAATAAGGAGCTGATGGGAATGGTGGAGAGCAGCAAGGAGGTAGCGTGTCAGAGGTTGCCTTGAAAAATCACATCCTGGATCTCTAACAGGTCTTCTCTAAAAGACCTTCACAATCCAAGGATGGTTATTTTCAGTAGTCTGATTTCAGCAActcctttttctgtttggcCTGATAAATAAGTGCTTGTGTTGATAAGCTGCAATATAGGAGCAAAAATGAGCATCTGGAATGGGGCTGTGGGATTTGAAATTTCTTAATCAGGTCTGTCACCAAGTTGGCTTCATGAACGTGTGTAGCCTTCTGGCATGGCCCAGTTtcactgcagagccagcaggctgctctgTTGTCTGCACAGTGGACAGGCTGTTTGTCCTGTTATCTTTCCACTGTGGCAAAAAGTtgttcctcccctcccccccccttaCATGCACTTACTTGCTTCAAACATCTTTTCcgctttgtttctgtttgatttGTACAATGACGTTGGTCTGTTTTCTCATTTGGCAGATAACCATGAGAGCTCTGGGCTGTGAAGTGAGGAAAGCGGAGATGAAGAGAATTATCTCTGAAGTTGATCAGAATGGGTCAGGGAAGATAAACTTTGAGTCATTTCTGCGGGTGATGACCCAGAAAATGGTGTGTGAGCCCAGCTGGTCACAAAGACTGAAATTCCTCTTGCTTAACTTTACAATGCAGGTACTTGCAGTAGATAGGGTTACTGGTTCCCTGTAGGAGAGAAACAGGACTTTCATCTGAGGTATTTTAGATATCTGCCTTTGGGTGAGTTGTTTTTACCACCCCTGCCTTTCTCCATGAGGATGGCTAGTTCAGGCAGTTCTGCGTTTCAGCAGACAATTCTTCCCTATCATAGAGTGCACTGAGCACAATGCCTGGGATCTTTCCTTGGAGACCAAACGACTTGGAAACCTCCAGAAAAGGGTCCTACTGTCAGTCCCCAGACCATAGCAGACGTAGATGTTCAGAGATAGATAGAAACAGGAATGAGTGCAGTCTCCCCTCTCCTTCTTTAAGTCTTTCCGTGTGGAATTTCAGTTCCGTATTTATAGTCGCAGAGTTCTAGATCTTcttaaaaccaaaacagcagGGAGCAAATGTCACACatcagatgaaaatgaaaaatccaCCTCCTGTGGGCAGTAGCCACTCAAGCTCGTGGAGTGTCCTCAGATCTCCTGTTTGATACCAGCCCTTTGTTTCACATGTCCTAGTCTGCATTGCCCATCTGGGATTCCTTTGGCTCATGCACCTCTGTATCCTCTAGTACCTGGCTGCATGTAGACATTGGCTGTTCTCAAAGAGCGCCAGCATGACCGACTGGTTCTGCCCCTAACATCCTTGTAATTTCATTGCAAGGCTTTGTGAGATGACTGGGTCATAGCTGGCATTGCCATTCCTGTGTACATGCCATCAGAGTTGCCAGGGTGTGTATGCTTGGACCTATGCTAAGAGCAAAGTGAAGATCCACGTTTTCCCCATAGTAATGCTTTGGAGTTCAGTCAAAGCCCACACCTAATTGCAGGCTTGTGTACACATTGCCTGTGCGTGAGGTGAATAAAGGCAAGCAACAGCCAGCACAAGCCTGGCtcacttttgaaataaaatatagctGTAGCCATTGGATTGTTCTTGGCAGTGGCTTCCACCTTCAGTAGTGTTGCTAATCTCTCTCTTCCTGACAAAGCTTGGCCAGGATATTCCAGGCCAAGTCCTCACTGCTGTTCAAACAACTTCTGTTGTAGCTTTTCCTTTAATACATGGTAACActgagaaaagaaggggaaaaaagtaaaggaaaagtgaaagaggAACAGCAGTGGCAAATAATCTTCTTCTGTGACCCAAAATGATGTCTTGGATTTTATTCCAAATGTTTGCTGGGTAAAAAGTGTCTGAGTAGGGATTGCAGAGTGGTATGATGTCATGCCTGCATGAAGacatctttcatttccttgctcAGGCAGAGCCGTTTTCAAAAGAGGAGATCCTGAAAGGTTTCAAGCTGTTTGATTATGATGGCACTGGCAAGATCTCCTTTGAGAAACTCAAGCTGGTGGCTGGTGAGGTTGAAGAAGACATCACAGACGAGGAGCTGCAGGTTTGTGAAGCACAAACTCATTGGAGAATTgggctttgtttctttgcaacAGACACAATCTGCTTCTCCTGGTGTTAACATGAAGCCTTGTCTGAAATCTTCATTGGTGTTTAGACTTTATGACCCTCCATCCTCTCAGATCCCACCTAATCTGGTCTCCCAAATCTTCGTTGTCTGACAGGAGATGATTGATGAAGCAGACGtggatggagatggggaagtGGATCCAGAAGAGTTTTTGCGGATTCTGACATTGACTGACCTGTAACTAcatgatttccttttttcctcccattccaCTGTGAACGACTGTTTGCAGTATCACTTCTTGCCAACTTCTAAATTTTTTGTGTGTTGCCTTTCTTGAGTGAAAACACGCTGAGATGTTTCATTTTTGGTGTTGATTCTGCTCCATCACTGCAAGCAGTTTTCTATATCCCAGTAAACAGTTATGTTGCTCgatctgtgtctgtgtgggttCATTCTAAAGGTTGAGATTAATTCAAATTCATCAGCCTTCCCCTAGAGTTCTCTCTACTGTAACTGCATCCCATGGCTTTTCAGCCTATCTGATAAAGTTAGTCAAAACACTCTTAGGTTCAGAAAATATAGATTTCAAACATTAGTATTTATGACAAAAACTTCTGTACCTTTCCTGATTCTTTGGCATTATGTAAAAGACAAGAGTTTGAGGGCTTGGGAGCAGTTATTTTCCATAAGGTAGTAAATATCTTAGACTATGGATTTCCCTTCAAAAGTAGCAGCACAGGAGAACAACTATGCAGCTATGAGACTAGAAGATGTAATGAGGTCAAGTCTCCCATGGATTTGTGCTTCCTTCCTAACGAGATGCAAATTCAGACTGAATTTCTTCATGATTGGAATACTCAGCACAGTTTTCTCTGGGTATTGTCGAAGGACCAGGGGATCTGTAGACTTTTCATGCTATACATATATTTCCCTCTTCTTCCTGGCAGCTACTGTCCCCAAACTGGCCGATCCTTTATGTCTTGCAGGCTCTTACATTTTTAGTAAACATTATGGCAGGTGAGCAAAAgagtgatcatagaatcatggaattgctcaggttagaaaagaccttaaagatcacccatttttatttagaaacaaaacaaacaacacgGTACAATTGTCATTCTGGGCTGTTGTGACCCTGCCAGATGTGCTCAAGTTCCTCTTTGCAGCTCCACTGTAGCACATGGGTACGTTCCTTCCTACTTTGATCACTGGCGTAGGCTTGAAGGATCTTGCCATGTTGCTGAGAGTGCAAAAATGTGCATGTGTTTTGGAAAGGATGTAAAGAGCCTGAAGAGTTTGCTCAGAAGAGTCTCAGAAAATAATTACTGgcttagaaaaaaatgtcctAACACTGTGAGAATTTAACAGTTCAGTCTGTAATGATTATGTGATGCTGCATATAGAATAAGAGCCTATGTAAGAGCATACAAGCTACCatctaaaatgcttttcaatcTAATGGAGACAAACCTGTCAAAATCCTGGAGCTGGAAGTAAGCTGTTCAACTATAAGAGAGAAGCAAGGCATGGCTTATCTTAAATAGCAGCGATTAACTGCAGGAATGAGCAATCAAATGGTATGGCAGCGTCTCTAAGCGAAGAACGAATCccctcagcaggtttgcttCAGTAAAATGTGAGTTACTGTGCTCCTCGCAGCTCCTGTGGAGCAGTCAGATTATGCAGATGAATGGATCCTTCTGGCCTTAAAAACCAGTGCCTGGCCTGTTATCTGAGCAACTATGTGTGCTACTCAGTTATTTTTAGTGTCTTCTCTTTGCCAAACTTCACTGTCACCCAACCAGTTTACAGCCTGACGTTCCAGTTTCAGCTAGATGGGTATCTTGTCTGTCTCTGTTGCAATGCAGAATTGTTGCTTCCACATTATTTCTAGGAATTTCTCTAGAGATTGAAAGCAGTTGGAAACTGCAGCACTTTCTTTGGGATGCCCAGATCTCACCCTTGACTCTTTCTGCCTAGACtgcttccaaaataccccatgCTATCATAACTGGTCTTGTGTTAATACAAGAGAGGAATTTAACTGATTCTCCTTAAACCTTCCTGTTAATGTTggtttgcttctgcttttacCAAGCCTGAGCTCTGAGAAATCCTAGGAAAACTAGGGGGGATTTGTTACTACTGCCttccttctgtgctgttttccccGTTTACTGTCCAACCACTAGCACTAACACATCCCGATGCAGagtaaaaggcaaaaagaaaagcagaattcagCCTCTGTAAAATATCTCTGTTTTATTCAGTACCAAAATTGTGCTCCTTCCTTTTGCCACCAATtcatccattctgtgatttggtgAAAAACAGGGAGAGATGGATTTATAACAAATCTCAGAACACGTCCTGTTCACACAGGATATCCTTATCAGGTCAGCCAAGTCATATCTGAAAAGACCCAGGCAACTGCCCAGCTACTCAGAACCACAGATAATGGTGGCATTTGAGCCCTGTGGAAATCTGGTGTCTGTGTGTCAGCTTATGGTGCACTGACACtcattacagaatcacagaattgctgcTGATTTGGGGTCAGTACAGTAAACGGTGTGTCCATGATAAAATATGCCAATCTTATATTGCTCCAGTTCTCTCATCCCAGCAGCCACTGGTGTTCCAGTGTGGGGAAGAACTCTGAGTAGCAGTTTGCCTGTTGACATTTGGCTCTGTGGCATTTAGGCAAGTCTGATCACTTCTTTGATCATTTT
Proteins encoded in this window:
- the CETN1L gene encoding centrin-1 isoform X5; the encoded protein is MFDPDGSGLMDVEDLKAGSRENAMCSRVKRQRRERSEGCEITMRALGCEVRKAEMKRIISEVDQNGSGKINFESFLRVMTQKMAEPFSKEEILKGFKLFDYDGTGKISFEKLKLVAGEVEEDITDEELQEMIDEADVDGDGEVDPEEFLRILTLTDL
- the CETN1L gene encoding centrin-1 isoform X6; translation: MFDPDGSGLMDVEDLKITMRALGCEVRKAEMKRIISEVDQNGSGKINFESFLRVMTQKMVCEPSWSQRLKFLLLNFTMQAEPFSKEEILKGFKLFDYDGTGKISFEKLKLVAGEVEEDITDEELQEMIDEADVDGDGEVDPEEFLRILTLTDL
- the CETN1L gene encoding caltractin isoform X1 codes for the protein MGLWDLKFLNQVCHQVGFMNVCSLLAWPSFTAEPAGCSVVCTVDRLFVLLSFHCGKKLFLPSPPLTCTYLLQTSFPLCFCLICTMTLVCFLIWQITMRALGCEVRKAEMKRIISEVDQNGSGKINFESFLRVMTQKMVCEPSWSQRLKFLLLNFTMQAEPFSKEEILKGFKLFDYDGTGKISFEKLKLVAGEVEEDITDEELQEMIDEADVDGDGEVDPEEFLRILTLTDL
- the CETN1L gene encoding caltractin isoform X3 yields the protein MFDPDGSGLMDVEDLKAGSRENAMCSRVKRQRRERSEGCEITMRALGCEVRKAEMKRIISEVDQNGSGKINFESFLRVMTQKMVCEPSWSQRLKFLLLNFTMQAEPFSKEEILKGFKLFDYDGTGKISFEKLKLVAGEVEEDITDEELQEMIDEADVDGDGEVDPEEFLRILTLTDL
- the CETN1L gene encoding caltractin isoform X2, with translation MGLWDLKFLNQVCHQVGFMNVCSLLAWPSFTAEPAGCSVVCTVDRLFVLLSFHCGKKLFLPSPPLTCTYLLQTSFPLCFCLICTMTLVCFLIWQITMRALGCEVRKAEMKRIISEVDQNGSGKINFESFLRVMTQKMAEPFSKEEILKGFKLFDYDGTGKISFEKLKLVAGEVEEDITDEELQEMIDEADVDGDGEVDPEEFLRILTLTDL
- the CETN1L gene encoding caltractin isoform X4: MAAGGPKAPGKETAPTFPVSAEQRQQLREAFDMFDPDGSGLMDVEDLKITMRALGCEVRKAEMKRIISEVDQNGSGKINFESFLRVMTQKMAEPFSKEEILKGFKLFDYDGTGKISFEKLKLVAGEVEEDITDEELQEMIDEADVDGDGEVDPEEFLRILTLTDL